The Cryptomeria japonica unplaced genomic scaffold, Sugi_1.0 HiC_scaffold_84, whole genome shotgun sequence genomic sequence accatgaaataaaatctcctatttttattttattatttatacgatGAATTTTATAAACTTCAATTCATCGGGATTTTTAAAATCACAGTAGAAACACCTTCGGATTATCATGTCCTCACAAGAACACAAAAATATTATGGCACAAATCCACATTCCTTTCAGATGctcaacctcaatcaaaacctcTATAAATCTGCagtcataattaaaataaattacaaacatgtGAGTACCAAAAAACTAGTGGAGCTCAAAAAAAGAAAATGCACAGATTGAGATGAATGATAAGCTCTTAATATCTTTGATCAACTTAGGGGTGATTAAAAATACATATCTAATACAGTTCCACCTATAATATCAGATGCTATCTAGAATCATGTAATGTTTCATGGATAAGATTAACATAACCAGGCATTATTCTAACAACTAACCATCTAGCAAACTTACATAGAAGAATATTCTAGTTAGAATATCATACACTAACAACACATAGCTTGAAAAATTGGTGTAGGCTATTTTGGGTTCATGGAGGTGCGAGCAAACGTTAATCTATAGTAAGTGAAATTGCTCAAACCCACAAAAAGGTCATTTGGAGCTCGTCGATTTTGCACAAGTCACGAGTTTTCTCTTGCACAAGTGTTTATCCTTTTGTAGACTACGGTCTTCTTCAGCATGGTTTTCTATgtggttttcttctatttttttgtgtGTGCCTGGTTTATTCGTGTGTGTACCTAATGTTCAGATTGCTTTGGAAAACCAGGTTATTTCCCCTGTTGGTGAACTTTTAACTAGCACATTTTTCAAGGACTAGTGCACCCAACACCCCTATTTTGCTAAAATAGGCTCAACTGTTGAGAGATGAAAGTGGACCTTGTAATTTGCatgaatctaatttgttttgttgtcccATCACAACAAAATGTTTCGAAAAGGTGTGAACTTCATATAAACACAACTCCCTTTCCCATTCTAGGAATCAATGTACTCAATATAGAAAACCAAAAAACCTAGTCAATCAAGCATTCAGGGAGCGAAACGATAAAGAAGTCCCAATTTGATTATTCAATCATTGAAATATATGCTATAGCAATTATGATCAAGTGTATTATGTAATTCGTACCTAAGATAAGGTGTCATCATTTCACCATTTATCATTTGCTTAGCCTCTTTTCTTGTGGGGGCATGCATCCTATCTCATCATTATCATTGTTGAAGAGAGAACACTAATACGCGGTTTGGATAAGGTAATCCCTTATATGAAATAACCATTTCTCCCAATTTTCTCTATCTACAGGTCCAAATCCGATAACAAGAAAGTTAAAGAAAAGTAGACCAGACATTAGCAGGCATCACAAAACATTGATTGAACGAAAACCCTAAGAACAGGGCACCCAGCAGTCATTGACCCATATTTTTAAGAGGCAAGTGATCAAATattgtcgatttcattttcgatcATCTCTCAATTTTCCCTCAACTTTAGACACGGATCTCCAACGTTTCTCTCTAGTACAATTAGCTTCATATTACAGTCCCAATTTCCTCTCTATGTCTCCATCTCAGATATGTCTTACTCTTTCTATATTTCATCTTGTATCTACTACATTCTATAAAACTTAGTCATTTTACCATTGTTAGACTAGTTCATCTATAGACACTTCACTGTCTCCATCTCATGCAACAAAAGGAACAGGAACCTAATTTCGTATCCCTTCCTTAAAGACAACAACTAGTCCTATTCTTATTACTAATTATGTTGTGTCAACTAAGATCTTCTAGCTTACATTGGTCAATCGTAGGATCTTGTTTCCTCCATTTCAAGGTTTACATTGATTTATGAGATGGTATGATTATATATGCTACATAAACCAACATTTTTTAAGGTATGATCCCATATTGTATTGGTATAAAATTGGTGGTACTGAAACCAACATTGATATAGAAAAAAATAGACATTTTTATTTCTAACGTGTTTCCATCTACATCTTTCACTTGTCTTGCAATTGTGTACATTCTCATGTAAATACCAACGATGTTATACTCGCGCCCTTTTATGCTTCATACCATAATGTGACTCCTCTAATTCCATAAGACCAGGAGTGCGCAAGGAGTGTAATGCTTCGTGTGGTTCATGTAACTAAACTCGGCTTCTATTTGTAGATATGAGCAAAGGTTGTGTTTTTATCACTTAAAATGTGCTTTATATGTTTTCTTAAATGCTCACATATACATACTGGTGGCATAAAATGAAAGTAAGCGTGTAGGACTCAATAGAATATAAAATAGTGACTAGTGATTTAGAACTTTCCTTGGTGTAAcccaataaaaaatattgaaaagaatgGAGTTGTACCCTCATCTCTAGTATCAATTAAATGCAAGATTCACAAGCCAACTTCTCAATTTGAGTCTTAAATACAAAGTGGACATTACCTAGCACTTATGTAATTTCGTACAATATTGTATTCTTGTGGAAAGAGCTTGCTTAACAATATGCTCGAGTTCTACGCTCATTGACTAATTCTCTCCAATGACAAAACTTATGTTTCCATGAGTTGAAATCTAGAATCTCCATTTCCAAGTGTTGCACCATCTTATTACTCGacgtttttcttcatccaaatctaTTGATTGATATCTTCATTATTTTATAGTCTCTCTTTTCAATGTCTTCCCCCAAGCTAAACTATGCAACCAAATAGCGTTCACTTCCTTgtcaacctcaatcaaaacctaGAATAAAAAACATGCACCTAGCTATCAAATATGGAATAAAATACATGCACTTGTCTAAAACAAATTAGCACTTccctaaataaatcatgtagaaaaCTTTCTCCAATACCAACCGATCGATAATCAAATCGAATATTCCATTCTAATCTCACCATCGCTGATTTTTGTTCTCTTCACTTATGTGCCGATCCAATGCACTATGCTACTGATGTGAACATTCAGAAAGCCAAAATTGGTATCTTCTACATCTACACCTTCCACTTGTCTTGAAATTTTGTATGTGGTCAAATTTTGTGCCTACAATGTTATACATAATATTTCGCACCCCTTTGTGATTTATAACAATATGTCACCCCTGTAATACCACAAGACTATTTAATAAAGAGTATGTTGATTGAATAAGATTTATGTATTTGAAATATGCTTCTTTTTTGTTGTGAGCATGTACTATGTTTTTCATCAACTCAAGACATTATTGTTGCAGTTTCTTAAGAATTTGAGTATCTGCAGTAGTTGCATAGAATGAAAATGAGCAAGCTTCAAAGACATAGGTTATATAGACATCGAAGGCATGAAAGAAGAGGTCGTGAAGCTTTAGAATGAACTGATGTATGAAGCTCTATTTTATTAGATCATTTATAAATGCATGGGAAAAGTAGAAGATTATGATATTTGCAGATCTCACTGATAATGTATGAGTTATATCTATTATCTTATTCTTGATGGAAATGCGATTGCCAATTTCTCAATATGACGACACTTTTATCTTCTTCGTATCAATCAACAAATACCTTGAGATATTGGAAATTATATTCAAAATGCGCTTACAACTTACCTTAAAATGTGTTACAGCAAAGTGAAATTTTAATGTTGTCATCAAAGGGACAAAACGACatcaatatttaattttcaatctttgGAATATGATGAGGACATACTGATGTCCAAAACAGATGCTATGAATGGCACAAGAGGACGCCAATAACCCTAAAATGATAGTTTTATTCAACGGTTAATTTTCAATCTTTGGAATATGATGAGGACATGCTGATGTCCAAAACAGATGCTATGAATGGCACAAGAGGACGCCAATAACCCTAAAATGATAGTTTTATTCAACGGTGAGAAAAAAGAATTGGGAAAGACGGTCTTCATTGGGAGacctcttgtttgttttgtttagtatgcgaatttcttttgaatgtaattcACCAGTTCCTGGGTGATGCGGAAGGCCTTGCTCAAAACGGAATCGGGGAGAGGGGGATTCGCCGCAAACAGAGAATTGGCGATTGTCTGAACTCCGGGAAACTGGCTGCTCAATCCAGCTATGGCCACTGCATTTTCATGccccacattctgctggaaatgaacaagtgcctttggaaacacaaacacatctcccttctccaaAGTTTTGCTGAAAAATTTGTTGCTGgtgtcaatgaaacccacaagaagctggccttccagtaaaacaagaacttcggtggctcttgggtgtgtgtgaggaggatttattccacccacTGCGTAGTCGATGCGGACCAACGATATTCCAAACGTATTGAGGCCTGGTATCTGTTTAACGTTCGCCATCGTTACGTTGGAGCCCACATCATTGTCGGTGTTCCCTGCCTGCCCAAGTCCCCGGAAGAAGAAATCGTTTGCTGAAACTTGCATTGGGTCTTTGCAAACGAACCCGTTCACCAAAACTGTTTAAAACAAGATCAAATCAATCTGTCTGTTAGTAACTCGACTCGTCTAATAAGCAAATCATTATCATTGTTTATGTATAAATATTCTCACTCACCGTTGCTTTCCTCATCTGCAACGCAGAAATCTTGCAAGGGATCCGGATCCCCTGCCATGACCCTGTCGCTGTAACAGCATATCAACAGAAAAAGTCCCAACGTGAAGTAAATCATGCGGTTAGCCATTGTAATAGAAACGCAGACACAAGAGATCAGGATATGAATGTCTATTACAAACCCATTACACGCTTTATATAGCCCAAACCATAACTCTCCGCAAAGACTAATTCATCTTGACTCCGTATATTTCACGGATCCTTCCAGAGTTGTTGCTCTTTTCCTTACGTCACACTAAGTCTTACTGCATGTGGTTGTCTCGCCTGCTACCGCAGATGTATTCTCACCATCCTTTCATTAACgttgaaattttctatcttctcccTGCCCTGCTGCGTATGCCTATCTCAAGATCAACTTACCTCCTGCCTTACACGTATTCTCGCCATCGCCATCATTTTAGTAATGTGGAATTGTTTAGACTTAATTGGAACGGTGGGCTTCTTCAAAGGAAACAATATATAAATCTTTCTCCACCGTGGGAGAATCGGTATGAGAGGAAAGTTTCTTTCTTGGAGTTGGATATTGGCCTAAAGACTGTCCATGCTTTGTACCCTTTTTCAATGAGATTTTTATCTCTcgtcatttaaattaatttatgttattcAATGTTTATTTCTCAGATTGTCTATGTTCTAGGACAGAAAAACATTGCTCAAAATAACTTATGTTCATTTACTTTACATTGAATGCGTTGATTAGAATATctatttcacatccatctacaaTTTTGAAGTCAAGTAGGTGTATTACTTTTCTTTAGCAGTTTTGGAGACCTAAATTATAGGTTTAAGACAACATATGCAAACATAAGAACCAATTTATGGAGGATAAATGTATAAGAAGATAGATTTTGGAGAGGTATTCTACAAGAAAAAAAACTTTTTGGTGGTGTTGAGAATCCCATCTTGGAAGAGACCATGTTGTCCAAGGGATCTAGTATTTAGAATTATTTAAGATCGTTTTATTTTTCCAAACCCTAGAGGGTAGATGGGTAGCGGAAATAGAATCCGGTTTTGACATTACAATTCACTAGAATCCATCACCTCTATAAGATATAACCTTATTAAGACGTTGATGTCTGATTTTCAGAATGTCATGGGTGAGTAGTTTGAATGCATCTTGAACTACCTTGGGTCAAGGTACAACAGTGACTAAAAATCGTACCGCTTCCAATACTCATAACTATAATGAATGTAAACCGCGATATTTTAGAGAAAAGAGCCTTCATTCTCAAACTGTTGATGGGTGCGAAAACATTGCTCACGTTGCGTTGAGTGCGTTGCTTAGATTGTCTCTTTCACATCCATCTACAGTTGAACTCGGCCAAAATTTAATCTTTAGGTGAGTGTGTTGTTGTAAAtgaagtgcattgttgtaaatgaagTAGGTGTCTTTTCTAGCAGTTTTGGAGATCAAAATTTTACCTTTAGGTGAGTGAATTCTCTTTAATAAAGTAGGTTTACTACTTTTTCTAATGTTTGAGATCTGTCTATTTCCATTTTTCGACACCAAAACTTTTCGTCCAGTTGACTGCATTGTCCTCTCGATTCTCCTTTTAACAAAGTACATACAGTTGAtttagatgatttattttttattatttttgtgagatatatgtttatttaatattttttttaacttaatgTTTTGATGAATTAGTTGTTTGGGGTAACtaaataggaaaatataatattaaagattatttttttcctcttacttcaatcaaatatatgagaaaagtatttcatattgattagacatttcattttatttatttttatttatattgattgaattttcttttcttttatatcaaataatatgacaattataaatagtttataaaaaatattcaatttgagAAGTAAAAAATGCGTTAAAAGTGATATATTGGGATGATTCTTGGTTGGGAAACGTTTAGTTCCATGATCCCTTGTTTACCTATCAAGAATTATCTTTTTACTCTCTTTGGATAAGGGTGGCTAACTAATGAACTTTTTACAATTAAGAAATCAAAGTGATCAACAATCGAATATAAGGAACAAATAGAGTGAGAGGGGGAATAAAATTCTACACCTGATCGATTCATGATTATAATAAGTGGTTCATATTATAGAAGAGCAAGTCAATAAAACAGTTTGGTCATATTTTACGCTAGTATAATCTCAGTTTTCTTGATAACTACTCgagtacatttttttttaatatctctcATAGGTTTTACCTTGTCTTTCATACCACACTCACAATCTCCAATTCCCCATTGAGTTTCCACAAATGACTAATACGAAAGGTAAATCTACATCCATGTAAGAGCATGGACACCGGGAGTGATCTAATATTGGATGCAATTAAGTGAGGAATATTTTTTGAATGAATCCCTATACTTTTGGACCCTTTAATGACATGGTTTGCATAAGTAAGAAAATGTTTATTAATGTAGAGAGCATGGTTTTAGGTACTTTTCTATGTGGAGGTGATACAAATAGGCATGGGTAGCCTATGCGGTTACAGATGATTGTGGTTCTTCCATCAACGCTATTCTCTTTTTTATTGAATGATATGGTGTAAtagaaaagtcaagaatacacaactagcaattgcaccttggtgtgcaatatgtACGCCGAATAGATGTggaatgattattaaaaaaaattgatctattttttcatatatttgtgCAACACGTGAGATAAATTAGCAAACCATTTAGTAAATGATATTATTTATTCAACAAAGGTCTCAACATTTGAAAAAATTATAGatccaaatcaactatgcatctactTAAACGGACAAATGCAATCAAACAAAACCCTTAAACCGGGAATATAATCGAGTTCCATTACCAATATTCTTATGTTTTGTTTGaaatagggagagaaggagagagggagatatagggatataaagagagagatagaggaggaagaGTGAGGGAAAGATAAAGGAGTGAGGAGATAGAGTTAGGCGATAaatatagagaggaagatagagatcgagattgatatagatatggagaagaatagggatatggatatgagaggaagagataaagagagaggagagagaaatagatagagatagaagagataaatatatagagagggggagagagaatgagCGAGGGATAACTTTGAATCAATTGTGCATTCATTAATACAAACCAAACATAAGTGAAAGAAAACCTTTCAATCAAAAGATAATTGaactccattaccaataggctcatgttatgtttgcaatagtgaGAGGGGAGATATGAATAGATAAAGAGAGCGAGACATGTCTGGAGATAGGGTGACAGAGGAAGAGAGAGCTAGAGATGGGAATGAAGAGAGGGAGGTGGCAAAGAAATAGATGGTTAAAGAGAGTGAGACGTGcctagatagagtgagagaggatgaAAAGGACAAATAAAGAGAGATATAGTTGTAGAGGGATAAGGAGAAATTAAGATAAAGATTAGGAGATAGAAACGGAtagaaaagaagagatacaaagatacaaaaggggagagagagagagagggagggagggatattTTTGGGCCAATTTGTAATTCAAACTCGTTAATGAAGATGTTAACATAGGTTGACACCTAGTATGGTGGTTATACCTTTTGTAAATCTTTGAACCAATAGTAATAGTATTAACATAGtattgaattatttgtaattgccATGTATAACCTCATTTTGTGTGTTTTGTCACGTATGCACTATCCTTTAGTGCATTATCCACTTATACTTCTCAGTACATAATACATCTGAGGAATTTTGTAGATAGAGTGGCAAGGGAAGAAGTTACATAGAAGTTGTATACTTCAACACTTCTCTTGTTTGTATTTATTTCTCACATTTGGGAGTCTTAAATTACACACTATAATTATTTTCTCGATAACCATACTTGCCTTGCTTTAGCTTTACAAACAACCTTATGACCACACATAATAAGGTCAAGTCATCCTAAAGCCCATACAACCTTGCATCCCTCTAATGACATGTGTGGTTAATAATCACATTCTAAACTGAATTAACAATAGCTTCGATTTTATGTCCAACGACCATTaagtttaatttaatctaaattgttctattgatctagattctcctttaaataagaataatatttaagaagtcataaacatataatttaatattaaattttttaaatacataattaattattttaatattataaacttttaaaagcaataaatattaatagataaaaatttcaaaataaattaaaacaaattatttttaaaattcaaaatataatttaaaaataataatatatagaactttttacatttttaaaaatactaaaaaatcgAACTATTTCAACAATGAGGTTTAGACCAACCATGCactacaatttgcaatcaacaaataacAAATGGTATGAGCACTAAGTAATTCATCATATATCTTCGCATTTCTCCATCATAATCAGTAAAATTCAATTaactttgagaagtaacaagaacccatgcaaaatgtagaaagaCAGCACAaacatccaccatatcttcaacaaaacttatgtattaatttcaacaagtcttggaaacaatctctagcttcctcctcctactctactttcTAACAGTTCTGCTCTACTCTATTATCCACCTATTAACCTTTAAAAATGAGAAGGCAAACCTTATATAGAAGTCTTGATACAAATGAATGTCcgagattgatttgaatttaatGGCCGAGATTTaaccatgaaaccctaattagggctagtTATAACAACAACCACTTTAACCAATGAGAAAACTACAACACTTTGGGCACATGTCCCTCTTTGAATGTGGATCAATGAGAAATGAGATTAGGTACattgaataatatttgatgtaatgcCATATGTCACTTGCTCCTCCTTTGATGAGTTAGGTTCAATACACCTACAAGAACTGACTTGGCATCACTGAATTGGTCTATGATGATCAAGCACCACCTTAGCTTGCATGTCTCCCTAGCAATATGTCGACACTCAACATCatccaattgcttgatgtgatggttcatattctcaAATTGCATCCTCTTGAAAATCAAGTTTctagctttgattaactcttctaaaactatttataacatgtaatttttttcatatcagttatctttttcttgaataatattttaggAGATTGACAAAATACCTAGGTTTACATTTATTATACTTTTAGTATTGTTATCTATTCTTTCATTGTGGTAGATGTAAAATGTTTCTATCATAATTTTGTGGGATACATATATGACTAATCCATTACAATACAAGGAACATTTTGGAGCACCAACAACAACTACGTATTTAGACTTTGTTAGTGTATCTGAATGTTCCTTCTAGATAAATTTTAGAGTTGATATTAGCTTGTTAGGATGTTGGTTTCTTGGGATTCTATGCCTGTGTGTGATGACAtttcattatattaattaaaatatttctaattgatagagtttctattttatttatgattttaatatacatatttatataatttataaaaaacttttcaataaaatatttaatatatttataaaaatctttatcataataatgtatatttaattcaaataaaaatttctatcttaatttgttttaaatttaatgaaaaataaataaataagtataaattattttgtaatttatgaaaTAGGCTCATGACAATAACTGCATAGTTACTCTCTAGTTGGTatgatgtcaaaaaaattagaTGCACGTAACATCATTTGGCTACCAGTTGGAGGAATTGTTGAAGAGATTGTATGGTTAATTAGTAACTTATATTTCAtaagttttatttttcaaaaagctTTGAATGAAACCTACACTAGATGTGTGTGCATGTAACCACCCAGATGATGGAACTTTACTACATTTTGTGTAGTATAATTCACGAAATGATACTTCATCATTAAAATATGTGAACAATTTTTAAAATAACCAAATTGGAAAGAGCATAAACAATACGGGGGCAAAAAGAACACAAAATATGCACTAGGAACTATTATTGTCTTCCTCCATAAAAGCCTCCACAAAAAAGTGCTTGTAATAGGAATAAATCTCTGGAAGCAATTATTCTCATCCAAAATTCATGTAACAAAGATTCATAGTTGACAAAGGatcttttcatcagcaatggaacaAGGGACACTATAGCCTAAAAAGGCAAACGTGACTACCAAAATAAAGTAAAACTAGATGAGGCCATGAGGCAAAACAAAATCTCCACATGCCCTCTAATGCTAGATAACTGGTCTAAGTGGTGCAAAACATGACCTTGAAGAACTCAAGTAACGGTAAAAAAAGGTTAAAAATTAGACCAAGAAGGAGTCTTGCGGCCTTGTAAATAGCCAAAATGACATTCATGCAaggaaaaattaatagagaaagacaaaacagttttattcaaattgttcaaaattcatgcaaaaatagataagcaacatatgcaactctaagattgaccaaaaattgatttgatttgacaatatttatgttAACAACAGCCAAGAGGgaagaatgagaggggggtgaatcagtcttcaccggaataacAAACTTTACCGCAAAAcacagatttgataaactgcagtaataagacagataagaaaattaatagcacaacacacaacactaagattttgatgcGCAAAACCCAGTTaagcgaaaaaccatggtgggaacctacccacagtaagatgatactctacaatagtatgtgaaaatattacaatgaggaatgcacatgcattcaggcacactgcctagagctcactgctcaaataatatttgctcggaaggctacaacccttagggaagtctcactgactcgcaataagatttggactacaattcgaaagaaatgaacggaaagaatagcatctccaaatagaatctcaccacaaactcaacatcgAAGGATACATCACATGttcgcacacaaacctctctctgataatgaagacacaacatcaaacaaccaaattacatgactatatcacctatatatataatttatcaaccttgataacaaggtcggctaaaccctcgaccctcaattaaaaaattacatcacacgatacaaacactgaccaccagaccaatatagtggtttacatagcatagcatggttctaggtcaaattcccaaacacataactccaccgaaaatcacgcaaagatcaatcgcaacacgctacaccaccagaaatggtgcataacacacaaatcatcactggttgatagaaaccaccaaaaactcacacaacgataaatacagattgccaaaacaaataggacataattaaaaaaaataccagcaagcacattagaatcatccacaatagctgcaccaacactacttttcaaatcttcatcggtcaacgtctgaaagctaaagaacacaaccaatcaacaacggccaggaagaaagataacttgcggagaaccaaatcatgattcaactgaaattaagatacacaagaccttcccaagaaatatcccaaaatctcagcaccagatctgatcacaccaaaatataccagaggatataccgaactctgcgaaacagtgatcaacaaagcatcgctacaaaccggatcagaaaatcttcccaatctgcaatcaccagagaaaatcataggaatatgttgacatcaatgaccacaacatatcctagcatgaccaacaatatccaacaatttatGCCAAAACAACCACTTTATATCACTAGTTCAAATCAAATATCTATGCCAAAAGATCAGCCTATGCAAATTTTACCACACCAGAAAGTGCCAAAAAGCCAGCACACAAGGATCGGCTTTTTAATAAAATATCCCAAACCTTTACACATGCAGATTGACCATAGTAAAATAATTGATCGTCttattaaaattgaagacaaatcaTCTTTTAGCT encodes the following:
- the LOC131864366 gene encoding germin-like protein 8-2, encoding MANRMIYFTLGLFLLICCYSDRVMAGDPDPLQDFCVADEESNVLVNGFVCKDPMQVSANDFFFRGLGQAGNTDNDVGSNVTMANVKQIPGLNTFGISLVRIDYAQNVGHENAVAIAGLSSQFPGVQTIANSLFAANPPLPDSVLSKAFRITQELGYWRPLVPFIASVLDISMSSSYSKD